Genomic DNA from Nitrospirota bacterium:
TCTTGAGGATATACTCCGCGATCTCGTGGGCGTTCTTGTCTGAAATCGTCTTCGTATCGAATTGAGTCATACCCGGGCCGGGGTTTCTCATTTTCTTAATGATGTCTTCAGCAGTCTTGACATTGTTGGCTTCGCGGTCTTTTTTATGGAGAGTCTTCTGCGGGTTGATGATATTCCCGCCGTCAACGTGACAAACCGCGCAATTCTGCTTGAACAGCGTCTCCCCGGGCTGGCCGGCCGCCAGCGCCGCGCCGGTTGAAGAAACGACCGCCACCACAGCAACTAGAACAGCAGCTGCAACAATAAAGCCCTTCTTCATATTCTCTCCTTTCACTCACTTGGCATTGAACATCGGGACACCGGGACCCGTTATTTACCGTTTCCGTAGTTTGCGGCCAGGTAATCGATGATCGTCTTTGCGTCCTCCTCCGGGATGGGGGCCCCCATGACCTTGATCATCTTGTTCACCGTACCAGTCCACTGTGACCGCGAAAATGGCGGCTGCGTCGTGATGTAGTCAAGGCTGTGGCAAATTGCGCAGAACGAGGCAGCCTTATCCACTCCCGGCGCCTGTTTGAGTGTTACCGTCGGCGTCGGAAGCTGGATGGAATGCACGTTTCCCATGCTTCCCGGCTGTCCGGGCTCTTGGGCAAAAGCAGGCATCGAGAGGGCAATGAACGCGAGGATCGGGATAAGGTTCTTCATGATATTCCTCCTATCGCACTACCACTTCGACTTTTTCGATGTCGTTTTTCAGATACCCCGCCGGATTCCAGAGCTTTTCCACGGGCTGCGACTCTCCGATGCTGTTGGTAGCCCTGACCATGAGCGTGTATTTCCCGGCTTTTTTCGGTTTCCATGGATAGGACCACTGGACCCAGGCGTACTTGCCCATGTCCTTTCCAATCTGAGTTTCGTCCCAGGACCGCCCGCCGTCAAGGGAGACGAGCACATCGCGAATGCCGTATCCGCCGGAGAAGGCAATACCCATCATCGTGATCGGCTTGTTTGCCTTGAGCGTTGACCCGTCGGACGGATCGACGATGAACGAACGGGTCGTCATACGATTGATCGGAATCGTTCTGTCCGGCTTGCCGCCCGGAGGGACGCAGCCGCAGGGATTGTCCGGGATCCGATAGGCCGTCTTGACCCAGAAGCCGTCGAACTGTTTGTTCAGGACCGTGATCGAGCTGAGTGACTTGACCCAGTAGGTCGCGAACCAACCGGGCACGATCAGACGCGCCGGGAATCCGTTCAG
This window encodes:
- a CDS encoding c-type cytochrome; translation: MKKGFIVAAAVLVAVVAVVSSTGAALAAGQPGETLFKQNCAVCHVDGGNIINPQKTLHKKDREANNVKTAEDIIKKMRNPGPGMTQFDTKTISDKNAHEIAEYILKTFNK
- a CDS encoding cytochrome c; translation: MKNLIPILAFIALSMPAFAQEPGQPGSMGNVHSIQLPTPTVTLKQAPGVDKAASFCAICHSLDYITTQPPFSRSQWTGTVNKMIKVMGAPIPEEDAKTIIDYLAANYGNGK